The Diceros bicornis minor isolate mBicDic1 chromosome 1, mDicBic1.mat.cur, whole genome shotgun sequence sequence TGCTTTTGCATCTCAAAGGCTTTTCATCTATTCAGTCAATATTTAGGGAGCACTTACTCTGGTATAGGAACACTATAGGCTCAGGACAGGCATTTAGGATACAACAGTGAGAAAAACAAAGTTCTCTGCCCTCGGGAGCTGGCATTTGAgtagggagagacagacagtaaacaacaAACATGATGAATTAATAAATGGGAGAGCATCTTAGAAGATGGTAAGTACTGTGGAACAGAAGCCAGGATCAGGAgtactgggggtgggggaaggttgAGTATTTAGGTTAGATGGAGAGTTTATTAGTCacgattctccagagaaacaatcaataggatggatggatagatagatgatagataggtaggtaggtaggtaggtaggtagatatacagatagatagatagatagatagatagatagatagatagacagacagacagacagacagatagatttactataaggaattggctcatgtaattacggaggctgagaagtcccacaatctgctgtctacaaactggagacccaggaaagcctgtGGTATAGTTCTAACTCAAGTCCAAAAGCCTGAtaaccaggggagctgatggtgtaagaGTGAGTCTGAGTGTAGGAGAAGACCCATGTCCCATCTCGAGCTGTCAGGCAGAGAGCCAGTTCTTCTTCCTGtgcctttttgttccattcaggccctcagtggattgaATGAGGAACACCCACATGGGGGAGGGCATCTGCTTCACTCAGTCTCCCGATTCAAATACGAATCTCGCCCAGAAACATCctccagacacacccagaaataatgtttagtcaaatatctgggcactctgGGGCCTggtcaagttgatacataaattTAGCCATCACGGATAGCGACAGCCGCACTGTGCCAACCAGACCATCTAGTTCAAGGGTCCCTCAGGTATACCTACCACAAGGCTATGCACCCCAGCCAGGCACTGCCCCTGGCACATGGTGGTCACTAGCTGAAGGTCTTTCAGGTGAATAGATGACTGTATCCATCTCAGGGGTTCCCTGCTTTATGCTCTGACGCAAAGAGTCTTCTCTGTGACCTTCTCCTACTTCAGCCTCAAGCACTTACCTCTACTTCATACGAACACGCCCACATTCTTGAGCAGTCTCCCACCTCCTGGACTTACTAAATTGTTACCTTCTCCCATTTCAGGTACAGAGTTGGTTTCTCAGGACCCCAAATGCCTTGGCAGTGCCCTGTCCCCCCCTCCCTCAGCACCCACAGACAGGGTACCTCAGGCGTGCCCTTAGCCTCCCATAGTAGCAACCCTCAGGCTGTCCTCACATACACCCTTCATAACTGCACCCCTATAGCCCCAGGCACAGCTTGTGAGGCTTCCAGTCAGCATTCAGGATAACGTCTTATTGTTAGTACAGGAGTATTTGGCCTGTTCAGCCCATTGACAGAGTTTGTAGCTTTCTTCGTTTTGAGCGGGAAGGAGCAAATAAGCATCTAGAGACCAGattgtgtcctttttttttttcatatatatttattccaaaataaagacataaaattttaaacaaattattacaactgatttttatgtaGCGTGGCTtactccattttttaattgtaacaACTTAAAGAAGAGGCtttttaaattcaataaatagaataaataatatttcatcttCATACTCTgcctctcatcctttctttctgGAAAATTTCCAGGAGACTCTTCAGAAATGTCACTGTGTTGCCTGCTGTGGCTTGGTTGCACGGCTGTTCACAGGTAAAAAACTGTGAGGATAAAAGTTGACAGAGTGACTAAAACAGTATGGAACACAGCAGCCCCAGGATTCGCCCTACCCAGAGCCcagggagggtggggggtgggcattgGGGAGTGGGTTATGCAGGCAGCAGGGGGCTTGAGGCATAGAGCAAGTGGACAGGGAGGTCCTGGGCTAGCATTTTGTGTGGACAATGTAGGTGGTTGTCTTTGTGGTAGGATTTCAGGGTTctgccacacacacccacacccacccacacacacacacacacacacacacagacatctatCAGATGGTCCTAAATCTCCTCATTAGAGGAAGCCTTTTCTTGGGACTCTTTAAagcttaaaaattttattatcttttttggtTGTCCTTCCAAGGTGATTTTATAGTACAATGGCTAAGAAAGGGACTTTGGAGCCATACAGACCAGAGTTCAAatctcaactctgccacttattaaATATGTAGCTTTAGGCTAGTTAGttaacctcactgagcctcagtttcctcctctacaaaGTGATAAATCTAACAATTATCCTTATGGTAGGTGTTCAACGAAGCAGGATATGCTAAGCACTTGGAACCACATGCTGTGGATGGTAGAAATACACGCAGTTAAGAGCTGAGTGAAGGGCTCGCAGCTTCCTGTGGTCTCCTCTGGAGATGTGAATGCCCAAAGACTTCAcccccttctcttttctccaagGACTAGGGTATATGCTGATGGGCATTTAGGGCAAATGGCAAACTTCCGCCTGGATCTGGGTGTATTTTCCATTAAACCCCTGCTTAGCCATTCAAAAAAAGTCTTACAACATCCACTCAGTTAGCCAACTGAATCTCTGGGATGACTTAGTATTGTGTGGGCTGTAGCCCTGATTCTCTAGATTTTAGCTTCTAACTACAATCAGGATGGATTCTTCCGTTATTCAATAGATGGAGAGAAGTAAATGGCAACATACATctaagtgttttttaaaactagGGGGCACAATGGGCTTTTGGGGCAGATCTCACTTTAATTCCATTGTTCTGATTAAAATTCTTAGATGTCTCTTATCGACCTTGAACTACCCATTCCAACTTTATCATTCTTTCTCATTCAGCGAGTTGGCGTTGACATTCACATAAAAATAACTAACCAGAGCATATCacagataaaaataaactcaCTTGACACTTGTTGTTCTTTAGGGCTGCAACTGTTTTTTTCACCCGATGGAAAATCAGGGAGAATCTTGTTTTCACTGTGGTGTTGGTCATCTGTGACAAACCCTCCTGGAAGCATGCTGCAGTGCAGTTGCCCTGGTGAATAATAAAGATTTATGAAAAGAAACACTCAGAGACAGCTttgagaagaaatcacaaagagaATGCTTTTAGAGACTATTTTAATTTAACCAGTGTAAACTaaactttcattatttttagaGAGGCCCCTTGCCAGTGTAGGAAATGATCTTCCCTATTTCAAGGTGAGGCCATTTTTCCACAGTGACACTCCCTGGAGATTTCCACTATGTTCCATCAGGGAACCTGAGGCCTGTGGGCCTGGAAAACAGCCAGTCCTGAGTCTCCTTTTCAAACGATGCTCCCCTGTTCCAAGTCTCATAATAGTGAGTTTGGAAGTAGAGAGCAAGGAAAAGGCTTTTCACACCAGCCTGATGAGATGTGCCAATTGAATACAGCTAGTGTTTTAACAGTAGCTAAAATCATGGAACAGAAATTGAAGGGCTTGGCTGGGCTGGGCTATAAATGCGTGGATCCTCCTCAGAAGGCGCCCCATCCTGTTCTCATCTAATGGATGGACCGTGACGGGTGTGATGTCTGACCTCAGCAGGGGCGAGCAGCACCGATTCTCCCAGGCCTTGCTGTGAGAAAGTGAAGTGAGGCTCAGCACCTTGGATCCGTTCTTCCTCCTCACCTCAACCAGGAAACTCCTGCCGCACTTCCTCTCTGCCACAGTGGGCAATGACGCCCTCCACCCACACCCTCAGACACCCTCTCCTCCTGGAGGGCAGCACGCAAACCATGCAAGAGCCACCCTAAACCAACTATATAGAAGGCacgaagggaaggagggagggagaaagaaggcaTAGCACATAGTTTATGCCAGAAGAAGGATAGAGAGTTGTCATTTTATGTACATTGTTTTGCAGCCCTGGAGTTACCGGCAAATGTATTAGAAAGCAATGTGATGGGAGCTGTATCATTTGCTGTGTCTCAGTTCCAGTTTGATTTAATAGTGCACATGGCCACTATCTAAAAACACATTCAAGATTCTTTTCCAAATATTGAAAAGTGTTTACTTCTCAAGGAACATAAAGCTGACTAAACAATTTCAAGAGCCTGGTTTCAAAAGGAAATACTAATCTGTAACAATGGCAATTAAGTAAcactttcttatttaaaatatcaaatagagcagtttatttttacttacatacttttaaaaaacaagatcaagATTATGTTATTTCACTCTACTTACGGAAGGAATGGGCAGACACAAACAATCAGTCACCTGCAAAAGAGGAATTTCAGAGTGAAGATTCCagatgtgaaaattaaaattagtttGGAAAGTTCTTAAAAGAGCATTTACTCACATTGGTGCTGCAGCTGCATTTTGAAAGTGGATGTTCCTAAGGTAAGGAGAGAGACAAGAACCCATAATATGTGGTATGTTTTTCATCCTCTTATATTTCCGTTACACTTCCAGTAGCTGCCTTTCCTGCAGGCACCCTCCACTACAGCTTACCTGCAGGTTGTTGATGAGGTGCTTGACATCCATGATCCCTGTCAAGGTTGAACACCCCTGGCCGGCCACGGAGCAGAGGAGTAGGGCAGAGGCAAGGACCACGGCAAGGAGCATCTTGACACCGGGCTGGGACTCGGCCTGGGGGTGCCTCAGATGGAGTCGTATTTAAAGCCCCCTTGCAAACATGGAAAAACCCTGACATCAAACTGATACCAAGTGCCCACTTTTTCTCTGTAATGTTGGGCCACTTgacattgaaaaaaatatatacatatcaaaCTGAGTCACTTGGCAAAGACTATGTAACATCGTGCT is a genomic window containing:
- the IL9 gene encoding interleukin-9, with translation MLLAVVLASALLLCSVAGQGCSTLTGIMDVKHLINNLQEHPLSKCSCSTNVTDCLCLPIPSGNCTAACFQEGLSQMTNTTVKTRFSLIFHRVKKTVAALKNNKCQFFTCEQPCNQATAGNTVTFLKSLLEIFQKERMRGRV